CTCCATGAAACGGATGGTGGTTTGGTTGGACGCCATCCAGTGCAGGACACAGTCACAGCGTAGCGGATTGCTGTGGATACTAATTTCACGGAGATTAGGGAGGGACTCTACTGTACCCTTATACACAGAGTTCAATGCATTATTGTTTAGCATTAAGCTCTCAAGAGTAGGCACATTGCGGAAGGCCGACCGGTGGATATAAGATAGTTTTGGATTATTGGTTGCTTCAAGCTTTGTCAGCTCAGGGAGATTTTCTAGAGCGTAGCGGTCCAGAGACACCAGCTCCGCCATGTTGTTGATCCCAAGCTCCTTCAAACGTAACATGTTCTTGAAGTCTCCTTCTTGGATCTTTCGGATCGGATTTTTATTAAGGTCCAAAAACTTTAAGTTGGGTAATTTCTGTAGGGCCACCTGGGGCACATTGCTCAGTTTATTGTCATAGAATGATAAGCTCTCCAAATTATCCAGCCCCAGAAAAGCGTTCCCTGGGATGTCGCTGAGGTACATTCCTGCCAAGACCAAACTTCGCAAATTGCTGAGAGGTTGGAAATTTAAATCCAGTATGCCGATTACTGGGTTCTCCCCGATCATTAAAATCTCCAAATTGGGGGTGAATTCAAACCAGCGACTGTCAATAATCCGTAGCTTATTAGAATTTAGGTGCAGCCGTAGCAAACGGCGCAAACCCGAGAAGGCACTAGGTGAGATAGAACTTAGCTGGTTGTGGTTGATGTAGAGCTCCTCCAGATTGGTCAAGTCTTGAAGACAGTAGTCTGTCATCTCAAACACTTGATTCTCTTCCAGGTGCAGGGTTGTGAGCTGACTCAGATTGGACAAACCCACGTCCTGAATGGAGCTGATGTTGTTCTGGGAAAGATCAAGCTCCGTCAGGTTCAGCAGCTGTTGCAATTCTCCGTTAGTCCGCTCAATGTTGTTGCTTTGCAGCAGAAGTACCTGGGTGTCGGCAGAAAGGTTCACCGGGATCCTAGTCAGACGTAGGTCATTGCAGTCCACGGTTTTGGCTTCACGGTATGTGGACTGTGGAGTAAACCAAGGCCGGTTACCGCAGACACAGAGCTGTGGACATTCATTAGCAGGAAATGAAGATTCCGTTAATGAACTGGTGAGAATTCCAACCACCAACTGACAAGCAGTCAGCACGAGGACACTACTCGGACCCATGCCCGATGCTGTAATAAGATACCAATGTTGCAGAAAACAGAGCAAGtgttacagagaatatttatcctATTTGGTCCCCGTTCCAAATGCAGCCAGACTTAGATCACCTGAAAAAAAGCACAAAGAAACATATAAGTTTTACGATGTATAATACTCACTCTCATATCTACTAATCATCAGCTCTTAACCATCTCTCTCCTTCATAACCAAAGTTCAGTGTATGTATAAAGGAGGTTAAAGTGAATTGATAATGGATATTCCAGTGGATAAAGTCGTGCTTCACGCTACCACTTTACcaacaaatatattttgtatatgtcaTCTACTTTctctttaaagcagcaatcccacattgaAGAGTTTTTTTCCTTAAATAGCAAGCTTAGTGCCTTTTAGGCATGCTTCTTATTTATCGTCCAACAATCATTATATCCTTTTCAAAAGTTCTCTGGTTGGCAAACCAAacatggctgccagacacagacacaggttCACAGCTCTCAGTGTGTCATTTGATGGCAAAGTGGTGAGAAGGAGGATGTCATTGTGCAAACAAAGCTCAGAGGGCATTCCGAAGGCTCTCTGCTGGCTACATCAAGTGctgtgtgactgtggttgccatggtagtcagaattagaaatcattaatagcagcctgaagaaacaaaccaaggtgAAATGGGAAATACAAACATACTTCTTATAGCCTGACACAGTGAGTTATGTAAAGAAAAATACAACACTCTTGATATTTGTGGATTGCTGTTTTGATGCTCAAAATAAAGGACAGATTTGTAATTGATCTTTCAAATAGATCACACTGAATAAAAGCTGTGAATTTCATTAAATCCACTGTCTAGTAACCAACCATTTTTCATTAGAGGAGAACAATATAGAAGCATTAAATGCAGGACCTACACACGTTCACGCAAATACAATCACTcagccccctccccttcctatTTATAAACATGTTGCGACAGCTGTAAAAGGAAACTTTAGCTGAGGTTACTTATATTATCTGTGTCACCCCAGGGGAGCCCCAGCTTGTACAACAGCCCCCACCCCCCAGGgatggggatgggggggggggggggtaccatGGAGATGGATTACTTTTACGGAAGTGCCGCAATGTAACTGCTTTTAGTGCATACATAACCTGTGTACAAATGCTGCTCAGTCACTGTGTCACTGTGGACACTATACAAATTGCTGTTTTACTCTATACGTAAAGTAATAGTTGATGATTGTCCCTTATTTTCAGGGATAATACCAGGTTGTAAGGATTTATACCAGGAAAAAGTCCCCATTTTTCAAAACTGTCCAATACAACttatcttattctgtatgtaattTTCAATACCTGTTCTCGCTTTGTACtttcaatatttattatacaaaactGCTCTAATATAAGGTTATAATAGTACAGCCTGGTCCACTTGGAGTACACATTGGATCACGCGCTGACATTCACCCTCCCACTAGCAGGTGTCCAGTGATCCAAATTTTGGCGACCATGGAAGTGGAATTAAATTGATGAAATTTACACACCCCAgagaatttaaatataaataatcttTCATATCGACAACTACAGAAAACCGAGTCAATGAATCCAGAAAAATGTGCAGCGTACAACCCCCTATAACATATCTGTGTTTCTATACTTTATCGGAGTCTGTCACCCCCATCTGACAGGAGTACCCCCATCCTTATCCCATTAACActagtgtaaaaatgtatttctcacTCCAGTCCCAACTTACATTGCAATCATATGTCTGGGTGTGAATAAGAGGCAGCCAAGAATAAGGCTTAGGAAATctattgtggaactgcaagtcccagcatgccatgagAGCAGGAGAACCGACAGCAACCTAGCTGGGCTCTACCCTCTCTAGGGTTAAGGTCTCTGTTTTGTGTGAGAGATGTAATTATAAACTTTATTTTGCTAAACTGCTACTTTTTATGTTTCTGATTATTAAACAAATcttgttgttgttttcttttttaaaacaaacagtgatatataataatattaataaatgtagcAGCTGGGGAAGGCAGTGTGACCTGCCCTGGGTACAGGGACTGGGTTCCCTGGCCTGTGATGATGAAGTAGGTGGCTGAGTGAGGGCACAAGCTGCATGGGGCGAGTGTAGAGGACCGGCCATGCTGCAGTATGAATAGATTCTGCTGTGCGCATCAGAACTAGGACCTCCGACCAAGGAGAATGGAGACTTCACAGAGAGGTACGGTGCCAGCACTGTGCCCATAACACACCTATCTGCATGCCACTCGCTGGCACATACACAGAAAGACCCCGTGACGCCAAcccgcacagcacacacacagaGGCACACATACACACCAGACACACACTGCAACTCTTCTTCACAAGTAACATTATTGTGTAAAACATCTCCTCCAGAGAAACACAGAGACATCTGGCACTAGTGCCTCATTGCCATGCAAATCACGACGCTGGCAGGGGGCATGCCTGGTGTGAATCCACACCTCAGCTGGGAACACAAAACTTGTTACTGCCCATTCACAAgactgtgggggggggaggggagcatcTGAGCCACACAAAAGAATAGGTAGGAGGACAACACAACTTAACAAAACCAGGCACAATACCAATGTACACAAAGGAGGAACAAAGACGCAGTCCCTTAGTAGGAAAAAAGACTTTACTGCAAGACACAGACATCCCCACAATACACAAACTCACTGCACACTGCAGAAGGTCCCTACACAATAATATACAGTCATTGTAGCAATATACAAGTACAAAAGTGTGCAGCAATAGTGAATACACacatttaccaggacagtactaTTTAGGATTGTTACTCTAATACACACAGTCACTGCTGTGATATAGAAAATAAACTACACAATGGAAAGTGAACAGAGGACAAAGCACACAAAGTGCTATAAACACACGTTTGTTACTAGAAAATGTTCAGGCTTTACAGCAGAGTTAGGCAATCTATAGCTCTCCAAcggtggtggaactacaagttccagcagtcCCTGCTGGAGTGCTACAGAATTCTATCTCTTCTCTGCAGAAATATACTGCACACTGGTAATACTATTATACTGTACAGTTAATGCTGCGTTACACAGGATTACACATGACTTATAGAGGAGAACACTGGTCACGGCAGTGATAGAAGTGATGACTACAGATTCTTGTAAAGCTAACACAGAAAGATGACACCCACTGCCCTGCGTCTGACATATAATGAACTGAGTCATTGTCTGCACACTCAGGCTAAACATCACCGCCAtcaatttttatttcatgtttcctTTGATGCCTGAATCCTTGGCGAGCTCCCCGTAGGACCTCATACCTCTTATCCGGCCTCAGCGCTCACAAACCATCATACATTGCTCATTCTCCCAGAATGCCTCAGGGAACAGTATCCCGCAATCGGGCAATGGGGCACTTTGTTGTCTGACACTGATGCAGTGGTGCCCATTTGAGTTTTCCAAACTCGCAGATAATTTGCTGATTAAACTCTCCAGAGATtcccccgtctctctctctctctctctctcttttgtagGGACGGCACATGCATCCACATCACCCTGTCCCTCTTAATTTAAATTTTGTCCAGTAATTTCGACCTGATCCATGGCTCTTATAGCTCAGCAATTGCCTTTATTCTAAATATATAATGACATATCCCCATGTTTATTATTCAGTTTAGTGCAACAGTCATTCTGCGGACACGTGAATACGAGGACAATTTCCTCTTTCAATAAAGAATTAGGAGTTGTCGGAGAATCCGCAGAACAACGTTTCCGCTGCTTCTTCACCAACACTAGAGTCATGTTTTACATGTCAGCTTATCCCAAATCCCTCCTGACAAGTGTCTAAAGAAACCCCATTCTGGCATACAGTAACCTTGTAACCTACACTACTGGTCACTATTACTGGTGCACACAGTCACTACATTGAAACACAGGGTTGCTACAATTATATTGAGTTCTGGATTAGCAGTGTTTAACTTTAAATTTAATTCTTACACCCCATTACCATTAAGGGGTATACGTAGATAATACTACTATACACATACTGCCAAACATTTCAGCTCTTTGACCCGGGAGAGTGGGCGGGGCCTATGGACATCTGTAGCACTTTTGAAGCTCTAGACTGCCCCTTAATCCCCTCCACTACAAACAACCATCCATTTCCTCGTGCAGCAGTGGCGGGGGTGCACGACCCCTAGTCCCCGCTTATGCAGCAGTAAATGGGACATAGCTGCCAACTTTCCCACTGCGGGCAccaattgggactgtcccacctaaatcggcACACGTTGGGACATGCGCTATACAGTGTAAATGCTTTAACAAGGTCTAGTGATAGCTTTAATGAGGCTCACGTTAAGTTGAACGCAATTTGGAGGCATATAATGCGCTTTTTTACTTCTGCACAAGCGAACAAGGCGCTAGATCCGAAGCTAGAGGTTTGCGTGAATGCTCAGaggtaaaaaaaactattatacGCCAACATCGCAATTTGCGCCTAATTTAACATGACCCCCAATGTCAGCCTGTCATTTAGAACttttataaaacacaaaacactaaaataatTCTTTATGTTATAATCCCTCCCTAGTGCAAGTTATCTGGATATTAGTAGTTCTGCAACAACAGGTCATGAATTCTATTATCTGTAATAAGTTACACTAGAGAGGGCGTTATTACTAATAATATACAAGGTTAGGACAAGGGTGCAACACGACATCGCAGTTATTATAATACCCCAGGTACCCATGGACTGCGCCCACATCGCACAGAGGAACAGGAGTAATAAACATTATTACTTCTGCAGCACAAAGGGccacaaatgtaataaacatgaTGGAACCACAATGCACAATATACAGAGAGTGAGACATGGGGAAGTGTGTAATACACAGGAGTAACTCACACCCCTCATTAGTGATGTAAGTCAGTGATAACATCATAAGAAGCATCATTGGTTCACAAAACACTTAGACGTTTATACACACTTGCACAATGACATCACTATCATTTCACACTAGATATCCTGTAATACACTATGACACCAGGACTCACTTGTACACAGATTGCCACCAACGTGACCATTAGATCACAGGGAGACACAATAGGACACAGAACCAGTCACTTTGGGGGAGGTCATGGTGCAAAGTCTAATGGATGAGTGTGCGCTCACTGGAACTGATCACTAGCACCTTCCAGCCATGAGGGATGAACTAGTAGCAGTTATCCTATTCATGTCTCATACAACTTCACACAACATCACACAAGAACACTAACATGACGCACGACTCGCAGAATATCACAACTGATCACCGACACATCAACTAGATCACTAGAATATCACAACAGATCACTAAAATACTACAACAGATCACTAGGATACCACAAAAGATCACTGGCACACCAACTAGATTACTATAATATCACAACAAATCACTAGCACATCAACTAGATCACTAGAATATCACAACAGATCACAAGAATATCACAACAGATCACTGGCACATAAACTAGATCTCTAGAATACCACAAGAGATTACTGTCACATCAACTAGATCACTAGAATACCACAACAGATCACTGGCACACCTACTAGATTACTATAATATTACAAAAGATCACTAGAATACCACAAGAGATCATTGTCACATCAACTAGATCACCAGAATACCTCAACAGATCACTAGCACATCACTAGATCACTAGAATACCACAAGAGATCACTGGAACATCAACTAGATCACTAGAATACCACAAGAGATCACTAGAATACCACAACAGATCACTGGCACATCAACTAGATCACTAGAATACCACAAGAGATCACTAGAATACCACAACAGATCACTGGCATATCAACTAGATCACTAGCTTTGTCAGACTAAATTAATATTACAGACTCACTTGTAGATAATTACATTAATTCTCTACCAAGCTAAATCCCCCACACATTGGATTACTGGCATTGATCTCATTCTGTTTGCTTTAAGCTCTCTGATCTCCATGGATATattgtatttagattgtaagctcctacagGACAGTACCACCATTATGCTCACAGATGAACACAGCCTgtatacaatatactgtataacacACCTGGTGCCACAATGTCATTACACCGTATCCACAACTCAGCAGTCACTGACACCCTTCATCCACTCTGCCAGCTGGTACTATACAAGGCACAGACACCTGCTACCTCTGTATAACAACACACGCTGCAATAAACTATATCACAGATCACTCTTTGTCTCACAGTGTACAGCACAATACACACAACATCCCGGCTGCAATCCGTGTGTCACACTATACAGTTCTGCACTTGTGACATTGTAGAGAACTATTATATCTACATAGAGACATATCCAGTGCAAAAGCAAATACAACACAGACTATGCAGTGTGTGtaagacacacacaaacattatacAATGTgtgtacacacagacacacacaaacactatgcaatgtgtgtgtgtgtatatatatatatatatatatatatatatatatatatatatatatatatatatatatatatatatatatatattacacacagacacagtacacttacctctgtgtgtatgtgtcctCTTGTATCTCCAGAGCTTCTTGCCCCACCTCTCACTGCTCCCATTACCcctgccctctctctccccccatgtAACCTCTCCCCTTCTGCCTCTTCTCCCGGACTGAGCTGCTTAGTTCCTGCCCCTGGGGTAAGTCCAGCACTGGTCAGCTGATCGGCGAGCTGTGATTGGCTGCTGCCGGGAGCTCCATCTGCACCATGAACAATAGATGGGGGGAGGTAAGAGCATGTGTAgccggaggggaggggagggaccCGGGCTGGGAGGGGGGAGCAGGTGGAAGCTGCTCAACTTCTCCCATCTCTCTGTATCACCAGAAGATACATAATAACAGAGGCTGCTGGATGTCACCGCAAACACTGACATCAATGTAACACTGAGATCAATGTAACACTGAACAGTCATCATCTCACCGGATGCAGAGTGTTCCTACAAAATCCCATTAATTACTGTCCTGTGACCTCAAATGTCCCAGTGTTGTGTATACACTAAACCAgctgtcctgggaccccaagtgtctgtgtgtcattgttctgtgcaccccaagtgtcagtgtgtcattgttctgtgcaccccaagtgtctgtgtgtcattgttctgtgcacccccagtgtctgtgtgtcattgttctgtgccccccaagtgtcagtgtgtcattgttctgtgcccccaaagtgtcagtgtgtcattgttctgtgccccccaagtgtctgtgtgtcattgttctgtgcaccccaagtgtctgtgtgtcattgttctgtgccccccaagtgtctgtgtgtcattgttctgtgccccccaagtgtcagtgggtcattgttctgtgccccccaagtgtctgtgtgtcattgttctgtgccccccaagtgtctgtgtgtcattgttctgtgccccccaagtgtcagtgtgtcattgttctgtgccccccaagtatctgtgtgtcattgttctgtgccccccagtgtctgtgtgtcattgttctgtgccccccaagtgtcagtgtgtcattgttctgtgccccccaagtgtcagtgtgtcattgttctgtgacccccagtgtctgtgtgtcattgtacTGTGTTCCCCAAGTGtttgtgtgtcattgttctgtgccccccaagtgtcagtgtgtcattgttctgtgccccccaagtgtctgtgtgtcattgttctgtgacccccagtgtctgtgtgtcattgtacTGTGTTCCCCaagtgtctgtgtgtcattgttctgtgcccccgaagtgtcagtgtgtcattgttctgtgcaccccaagtgtcagtgtgtcattgttctatgccccccaagtgtctgtgtgtcattgttctgtgacccccagtgtctgtgtgtcattgtacTGTGTTCCCCaagtgtctgtgtgtcattgttctgtgcacccccagtgtctgtgtgtcattgttctgtgccccccaagtgtcagtgtgtcattgttctgtgcccccaaagtgtcagtgtgtcattgttctgtgccccccaagtgtctgtgtgtcattgttctgtgcaccccaagtgtctgtgtgtcattgttctgtgccccccaagtgtctgtgtgtcatt
This window of the Mixophyes fleayi isolate aMixFle1 chromosome 8, aMixFle1.hap1, whole genome shotgun sequence genome carries:
- the LRRN1 gene encoding leucine-rich repeat neuronal protein 1, which produces MGPSSVLVLTACQLVVGILTSSLTESSFPANECPQLCVCGNRPWFTPQSTYREAKTVDCNDLRLTRIPVNLSADTQVLLLQSNNIERTNGELQQLLNLTELDLSQNNISSIQDVGLSNLSQLTTLHLEENQVFEMTDYCLQDLTNLEELYINHNQLSSISPSAFSGLRRLLRLHLNSNKLRIIDSRWFEFTPNLEILMIGENPVIGILDLNFQPLSNLRSLVLAGMYLSDIPGNAFLGLDNLESLSFYDNKLSNVPQVALQKLPNLKFLDLNKNPIRKIQEGDFKNMLRLKELGINNMAELVSLDRYALENLPELTKLEATNNPKLSYIHRSAFRNVPTLESLMLNNNALNSVYKGTVESLPNLREISIHSNPLRCDCVLHWMASNQTTIRFMEPLSMFCALPPEYRGQPVKEALTQDPAGEQCLPMISQDTFPGHLSLDLGMTVSLDCRAMAEPEPEIYWVTPMGHKVTTETLSDKYLLSGEGTLQISSVQVEDSGRYTCVAQNSEGADTRVATLRINGTLLDGSQALRLYIQQTEPSSVLVSWKVSSSVLASNLKWSSATMKIDNPHITYTARVPADVHEYNLTHLQPATEYEVCLTVSGLHQQAQRACINVTTKGTSYSMAVTDQETSAALAAVMGSLFALISFASVSVYAAKRFQRKNYRHSLKKYMQKTSSIPLNELYPPLISLWEGDGEKEKEGAAESKASQVDTSRSYYMW